CGACCACGAACGCTTCGCAGACGGCGCTCAACCGCGACGACATGCTGCTCGACTTCGTCCAGTGGGGCGCGGCCACGCAGCAGAACGAGAGCACCGCGGCGAACGCGGGATTCTGGAACATCGGCGAATTCGTGGACGCGGTCGCCGACGGCCACTCGCTCGCGTTCTGCGGCTCCGCGACCGAGCACGGCGCGACGACCTGGCAGGGCATCGCCACGCCGAATCCCGGCACCGCCGACTGTTCGACCCCGACGCGAAACGCCACCTGGGGACGGCTCAAGCTCCGCTACCGCTGAGCGCGCCGTTTCGCCGCCAGGTGATCGAAGCCGCGCGCTGCGATCGGCATCTCGCCGTCGGGCGTCTCCAGCACCCGGGCCCCCGGCACGTCGGTCAGCGTGCCGATGAAGGCGAGCGGCGTGCGCTGGTCGAGGTTGCGCAGGCCGAACGCACGCCGCCGCTCGGGATCGACGGCGAGCAGCAACTCGTAGTCGTCGCTGGGCCCGAGGCGCAGCGCGCGCGCGGTGGCCGCGAGCCTCGCG
The window above is part of the Candidatus Eisenbacteria bacterium genome. Proteins encoded here:
- a CDS encoding thiamine-phosphate kinase — encoded protein: ARLAATARALRLGPSDDYELLLAVDPERRRAFGLRNLDQRTPLAFIGTLTDVPGARVLETPDGEMPIAARGFDHLAAKRRAQR